A genomic window from Cucumis melo cultivar AY chromosome 8, USDA_Cmelo_AY_1.0, whole genome shotgun sequence includes:
- the LOC103500867 gene encoding glucomannan 4-beta-mannosyltransferase 9-like: METISSETLLPVTALQGTTANTLFQVITLIWEGIKSAIVVPLLRGAVYICLTMSLMLLIERVYMGIVIGLVKLFKRKPEKRYKWEPMEDDIELGSSVYPMVLVQIPMYNEKEVYQLSIGAACGLSWPSDRIIIQVLDDSTDPIVKELVEKECERWASKGINIKYEIRDNRNGYKAGALKEGLKRSYVKLCDYVVIFDADFQPEPDFLRRTVPFLIHNPKIALVQARWKFVNANECLMTRMQEMSLDYHFTVEQEVGSSTYAFFGFNGTAGVWRIAALNEAGGWKDRTTVEDMDLAVRASLKGWKFLYLGNIQVKNELPSTLKAFRYQQHRWSCGPANLFRKMVVEIITNNRVTTWKKVHVIYSFFFVRKVVAHINTFIFYCLVLPATVVVQDVEVPKWGYVYIPAIITLLNSVGTPRSFHLLVYWILFENVMAMHRTKGTIIGLLEASRVNEWIVTEKLGDATKPKSTDLRTPLIATPRLRIGERVLMWELGVGMYLLLCGVYDVFFGKNQFYIFLFLQAITFFIVGFGYVGTYVPS; encoded by the exons ATGGAGACGATTTCGTCGGAGACTCTTCTTCCGGTGACAGCATTGCAAGGAACAACAGCCAACACGCTGTTTCAAGTAATTACATTGATTTGGGAAGGCATAAAATCTGCAATTGTCGTTCCTCTGCTCCGAGGGGCGGTTTATATTTGTCTTACAATGTCGTTAATGCTGCTGATTGAGAGGGTTTATATGGGGATTGTCATTGGTTTGGTCAAACTCTTTAAAAGAAAACCAGAAAAGCGCTACAAATGGGAGCCCATGGAAGACGATATCGAGCTTGGCAGCTCTGTTTATCCAATGGTTTTAGTTCAAATCCCAATGTACAATGAAAAAGAG GTTTATCAGCTTTCAATTGGAGCTGCCTGTGGCCTCTCATGGCCGTCAGATCGAATCATCATTCAAGTTCTTGACGATTCCACAGATCCAATAGTGAAG GAATTAGTGGAAAAGGAATGTGAAAGATGGGCAAGCAAAGGAATAAACATAAAGTATGAAATAAGAGACAATAGAAATGGATACAAGGCTGGAGCTCTGAAAGAAGGGTTGAAGAGAAGCTATGTGAAGTTATGTGATTACGTAGTAATCTTCGATGCTGATTTTCAACCCGAACCGGATTTCCTTCGTCGAACCGTTCCGTTTCTCATTCACAACCCCAAAATTGCCCTTGTTCAAGCCCGTTGGAAATTTG TGAATGCGAACGAGTGCTTGATGACAAGGATGCAAGAGATGTCATTGGATTATCATTTCACTGTGGAGCAAGAAGTGGGCTCCTCCACTTATGCTTTCTTTGGTTTCAATG GGACAGCAGGTGTTTGGAGAATTGCGGCACTGAATGAGGCTGGTGGGTGGAAAGATCGCACCACTGTTGAAGACATGGACTTGGCCGTCCGTGCCAGTCTCAAAGGCTGGAAATTCTTATATCTCGGGAACATTCAG GTAAAAAATGAACTCCCCAGCACATTGAAAGCCTTCCGTTACCAACAACACAGATGGTCATGTGGGCCGGCCAATTTATTCAGAAAGATGGTTGTGGAAATTATCACAAACAAT AGAGTAACAACGTGGAAGAAAGTGCACGTGATATACAGTTTCTTCTTTGTGAGAAAAGTGGTAGCCCATATAAACACCTTCATATTCTACTGTCTTGTATTACCAGCCACAGTGGTAGTACAAGATGTTGAAGTTCCTAAATGGGGATATGTTTACATTCCTGCTATCATTACTCTTCTCAATTCTGTTGGCACCCCAAG GTCGTTTCATTTATTGGTGTATTGGATTCTGTTTGAGAACGTGATGGCAATGCATAGAACAAAAGGTACAATAATTGGGTTGTTGGAGGCAAGTAGAGTGAATGAATGGATTGTTACGGAAAAATTAGGCGATGCCACTAAGCCTAAATCTACTGATTTAAGAACACCCTTGATTGCAACTCCTCGCTTGAGAATTGGAGAAAg